In one window of Allorhodopirellula heiligendammensis DNA:
- a CDS encoding ABC transporter ATP-binding protein — protein sequence MSCTVASDSSIIAVDRLEKTYRGSSLLRRGDVDALQGVSLHAEAGQVFGLLGPNGAGKTTLIKVLLGVIGATGGHASLFGLPAGSSDARRRVGYLPESLRVDRHHTARSALRFYGRLSHLDSPTIARRSDELLDLVGLARRDRESVKRFSKGMLQRLGLAQALMHDPDLLILDEPTDGLDPVGRSEVRDVIEQLRDAGKTIFLNSHILHEVELICTHLAIMAKGKVLATGPIAEMVGTRGSTSSQIMVELEFELPTSSPPVDDGPFGDGSFGDGSGDDGSGGDGLGGAVTRERLELRILEPAVGDSVVWLGDPIAAGSGQLRFRCRFGCEHRAAVDEIVDRIRGAGGSLIRLVPHRHSLEDTFMRLVREQQQDNAT from the coding sequence GTGAGCTGTACGGTAGCGTCCGACAGTAGCATTATCGCAGTTGATCGTTTGGAGAAAACCTATCGTGGCAGTAGTCTGCTGCGGCGCGGTGATGTCGATGCGTTGCAGGGGGTGTCTCTGCACGCGGAGGCTGGGCAAGTTTTCGGGTTGCTCGGTCCCAATGGAGCCGGCAAAACAACCTTAATCAAGGTCCTGCTCGGAGTGATCGGCGCGACCGGCGGGCACGCCTCGTTGTTTGGCCTGCCGGCAGGTTCGAGCGACGCGCGGCGCCGGGTGGGCTACTTGCCTGAATCGCTTCGTGTGGATCGCCATCATACGGCCCGCTCGGCACTGCGGTTCTACGGCAGACTCAGCCATCTCGATTCGCCCACGATCGCCCGCCGCAGCGACGAACTACTCGATCTCGTCGGCCTGGCGAGGCGAGATCGCGAAAGCGTTAAGCGATTCAGCAAAGGCATGCTGCAGCGACTCGGATTGGCTCAAGCGCTCATGCACGATCCCGATCTGTTGATCTTGGACGAGCCCACAGACGGTCTCGATCCAGTAGGCCGTAGCGAAGTACGCGACGTCATCGAGCAATTGCGAGATGCAGGAAAAACAATTTTCCTCAACAGCCATATTTTGCACGAGGTTGAACTCATCTGCACGCATTTGGCAATCATGGCCAAGGGGAAGGTGTTGGCTACCGGGCCGATTGCGGAGATGGTCGGAACGCGAGGATCGACGAGCTCCCAGATCATGGTGGAACTGGAGTTTGAGCTGCCGACGTCGAGCCCGCCCGTCGATGATGGTCCATTCGGCGATGGTTCATTCGGCGATGGTTCTGGCGACGATGGTTCTGGCGGCGATGGTCTGGGCGGGGCGGTAACCCGTGAGCGGCTGGAGCTGCGAATTCTCGAACCAGCAGTGGGCGATAGCGTGGTCTGGCTCGGTGATCCTATCGCTGCGGGCAGCGGTCAATTGCGTTTCCGATGCCGGTTTGGCTGCGAACATCGGGCGGCAGTCGATGAGATTGTGGACCGCATTCGCGGTGCGGGGGGATCGCTGATCCGCTTGGTGCCCCACCGGCATTCACTCGAAGACACGTTCATGCGCCTGGTCCGTGAGCAACAACAAGACAACGCGACATGA
- a CDS encoding ABC transporter permease, whose amino-acid sequence MRPYLAIISDSFHAALASRVLWAAFLAIWILLATLAPIGLREDYTTTFRWFDVYNGTRMKAMLAQGIVDPAARDLPIGRIAQAMPEELRRELRRVGEGDEVRIRLNLLTDALNELIDADAGTGTTEITEISSTSEPLQAPEPSTTKNSPLPDVAPTHPSQVSWYDEDAWADTVRLRELRELDETPAAELTDSLLRRRSRLRIEAALPGVFESRSARSVVLTYAGLEFPTDFQIDRAQFDTLFNQFVIPVLVNWLLGLVLVFLGVLVTASIVPDMLQAGSLHLLLSKPITRSGLLISKFIGGCAFVTLCVSQLVLGLYLIAGCRLDVWNSRILWCVPIAVVIFAVFFSVSVLAGLKWRSAIISIAAAGALAAICVVVGIVGGVVNARVVAPDRIIGMTQAGEDLFAATGGSGLVHLHPTSQRWVPVIESEAGSRDRVLTPVTLDPDHVLTARIRNGRFNPFGSGSLDLIVLSRNEGWQPQPSLRLPTATEHLLCLHEQAVAAINTGDLLVTDPASILEAVGETPRVSVNDDVTTDTGDDLPGQIDDTPANRNARAVGSVSSWLKSLVTMQGGATDSFVSILPPDVVLNAPFRVTQVPHERTLIALTADRLQRMEPTGPRSNEPWTTTAHVNLPHAVDRAAPVIAASTRWVVVAQGEQPFQIFDARTLQLAGQWDTETRQSAVPGTPLELIAVSENHFLLRTSSGHCDIVEVVGPTIQHVSRLPVDDTESVHWQPAHSKTASGDLVVAHNVDRLTRFSIDIPHTATGRMEATIEDSITPALSVWRWVDHYVVGGLEWLTPQVLQLGDTTAAVVSGQDSLVIGNGDRGAAEVVRYRIAGPLLSCGTFITAMLLIGCVYFSRSDY is encoded by the coding sequence ATGAGACCCTATCTAGCGATCATCAGTGACTCGTTTCATGCCGCGTTGGCCTCGCGTGTGCTATGGGCTGCCTTTCTCGCAATTTGGATTCTCCTGGCGACGCTCGCTCCAATCGGCTTGCGGGAAGACTACACCACCACATTCCGTTGGTTTGATGTCTACAACGGCACGCGAATGAAAGCGATGCTCGCCCAGGGTATCGTGGATCCGGCTGCCCGTGATCTTCCGATCGGGCGAATCGCCCAAGCCATGCCGGAGGAACTCCGCCGCGAACTACGCCGGGTTGGTGAGGGCGACGAAGTGCGGATCCGCCTCAATCTGCTCACGGACGCATTGAACGAGTTGATCGATGCCGATGCCGGCACCGGAACAACTGAAATCACAGAAATATCCTCCACCTCGGAACCATTACAAGCACCGGAGCCGTCGACGACGAAGAACTCCCCCCTGCCTGATGTCGCACCAACGCATCCGTCGCAGGTCTCTTGGTACGATGAAGATGCCTGGGCGGACACGGTCCGCCTGCGAGAGTTGCGAGAATTAGACGAAACCCCTGCTGCGGAACTGACTGATTCACTGCTCAGACGGCGCAGCCGATTGCGGATCGAAGCGGCCCTGCCGGGTGTGTTTGAATCACGCAGCGCCCGCTCGGTGGTGCTGACCTATGCCGGCCTCGAGTTCCCTACTGATTTCCAGATCGATCGCGCGCAGTTTGACACGCTCTTCAATCAATTCGTCATCCCGGTATTAGTGAACTGGTTGTTGGGGTTGGTGCTGGTCTTTCTGGGCGTGCTGGTGACCGCTTCCATTGTCCCTGACATGCTGCAGGCGGGCTCACTGCACCTGTTATTGAGCAAACCCATCACACGCAGCGGGCTGCTGATCAGCAAGTTCATTGGTGGCTGCGCCTTCGTTACCCTGTGCGTATCGCAATTAGTTTTGGGGCTGTATCTGATCGCCGGATGTCGTCTGGATGTCTGGAACAGCCGAATTTTGTGGTGCGTTCCCATCGCGGTAGTCATATTTGCGGTATTCTTCAGCGTTTCGGTGTTGGCGGGTTTGAAGTGGCGTTCCGCGATCATTTCAATCGCCGCCGCTGGTGCGTTAGCAGCCATTTGCGTCGTGGTGGGAATTGTCGGAGGCGTGGTGAACGCCCGTGTGGTTGCCCCCGATCGCATCATCGGGATGACTCAGGCGGGCGAGGATTTGTTTGCCGCCACAGGCGGCAGCGGGTTAGTGCATTTGCACCCCACCTCACAACGTTGGGTGCCCGTGATCGAGAGTGAGGCGGGTTCGCGTGACCGCGTGCTCACCCCGGTGACGCTCGACCCGGACCACGTGTTGACCGCGCGGATTCGCAACGGTCGCTTCAATCCCTTCGGGTCGGGATCGCTCGACCTCATTGTCCTATCGCGCAACGAGGGCTGGCAACCCCAACCGAGCCTGCGGTTGCCGACCGCCACCGAGCATTTGCTGTGTTTGCATGAGCAAGCGGTCGCTGCCATCAATACGGGGGATCTCTTAGTTACCGATCCCGCATCCATTCTCGAAGCAGTGGGAGAGACTCCACGGGTCAGCGTAAACGACGATGTGACTACCGATACCGGCGACGACCTCCCTGGTCAAATCGATGACACCCCAGCCAATCGAAATGCTCGCGCGGTCGGATCGGTCAGTTCGTGGCTAAAATCACTCGTCACCATGCAGGGCGGAGCGACGGATTCGTTTGTCTCCATTCTGCCTCCAGATGTTGTGTTGAACGCACCGTTTCGAGTCACCCAGGTACCTCACGAGAGGACCTTGATTGCATTGACCGCCGATCGCCTGCAGCGAATGGAACCCACTGGACCTCGCAGCAACGAGCCATGGACCACAACTGCGCACGTGAACCTGCCTCACGCAGTCGATCGAGCCGCCCCAGTCATCGCAGCCTCCACACGATGGGTCGTGGTCGCTCAAGGCGAGCAACCGTTTCAGATCTTTGATGCACGGACGTTGCAGTTGGCAGGACAATGGGATACCGAGACGCGTCAATCGGCGGTCCCCGGTACGCCGCTGGAGCTGATCGCAGTTTCGGAAAATCACTTCCTGCTGCGTACCTCCTCCGGGCACTGTGACATCGTCGAGGTTGTCGGACCGACGATCCAACACGTAAGTCGTTTGCCGGTTGACGACACCGAGTCTGTGCACTGGCAACCGGCCCACTCAAAAACAGCATCGGGAGACCTCGTCGTTGCCCACAATGTGGATCGGTTGACACGTTTTTCAATTGACATTCCGCATACAGCAACCGGTAGGATGGAAGCCACTATCGAGGATTCCATCACCCCGGCATTATCAGTGTGGCGATGGGTGGATCACTACGTAGTGGGCGGGCTGGAGTGGCTAACACCCCAGGTTCTGCAACTTGGTGACACGACGGCAGCGGTGGTTTCCGGACAAGACTCTTTGGTGATTGGCAATGGTGATCGGGGAGCCGCTGAGGTAGTTCGCTACCGGATTGCAGGGCCACTGTTAAGCTGTGGTACTTTCATTACGGCCATGTTGCTGATCGGCTGCGTGTATTTTTCGCGAAGTGACTACTAA
- a CDS encoding sensor histidine kinase — protein MTRPITLHAPITLGVVLIVLIVILGAVWVTGILLGLLRENESPALSWGMLLAGSVLLVAVLAGVIAYLTLSVKAFNLNRRQSNFIDAVTHELKSPIASLKLYLQTMTRHNVGVDQQAEFHKIMLDDVERLDLLIDHLLEAARIERGAESEDATEVDLAELLMKVGIAASVRYKRPPDTVQIDCPEIVLSAPPIQVEILFRNLIDNAIKYGGTPPRVRVVARMNSETSGEVTVSVGDNGLGIPAHLRRKVFGRFVRLGNELERSKPGTGLGLYLVRNVTHALEGRIKIVDAEHADGPLSSAGEDGGNSGTGNSGTRFDVTLPNAALRPASESAPRP, from the coding sequence TTGACTCGTCCCATCACGCTGCACGCACCCATCACGTTGGGCGTCGTGTTGATTGTCCTGATCGTGATTTTGGGGGCCGTCTGGGTAACGGGCATCCTCCTCGGACTGCTGCGTGAGAACGAATCGCCCGCCCTGTCGTGGGGGATGTTGTTGGCAGGCTCCGTGTTGCTGGTGGCGGTGCTCGCAGGCGTGATCGCGTACCTGACCTTGAGTGTCAAGGCATTTAATTTGAACCGCCGCCAATCGAACTTTATCGATGCGGTGACCCACGAATTGAAAAGCCCGATCGCGTCACTGAAGCTGTACTTGCAAACGATGACCCGGCATAATGTCGGTGTGGACCAGCAAGCTGAATTCCACAAGATTATGCTCGACGATGTTGAACGTCTCGACCTGCTGATTGATCACCTGCTCGAAGCGGCGCGAATCGAGCGGGGCGCCGAATCGGAAGATGCTACCGAAGTCGATCTAGCTGAACTGTTGATGAAAGTGGGGATAGCGGCCAGCGTGCGATACAAACGTCCGCCGGACACCGTACAGATTGATTGTCCTGAGATCGTCTTGTCAGCACCACCGATTCAAGTCGAGATTCTATTTCGCAACCTCATTGACAACGCGATTAAGTATGGAGGAACGCCTCCGCGCGTTCGTGTGGTCGCCAGAATGAACTCAGAAACGAGCGGTGAGGTAACCGTTTCGGTGGGCGACAACGGCTTGGGCATTCCTGCCCATTTGCGGCGCAAAGTGTTTGGGCGGTTCGTCCGGTTGGGAAATGAGCTGGAACGCAGCAAGCCCGGCACTGGCCTGGGGCTCTATCTCGTCCGGAATGTCACCCATGCCCTGGAAGGACGTATCAAAATTGTCGATGCCGAGCATGCTGACGGCCCGCTCTCCAGCGCCGGTGAAGACGGCGGCAATTCAGGGACCGGCAATTCAGGGACACGGTTCGACGTCACCCTCCCCAATGCGGCTTTGCGGCCCGCCTCGGAATCGGCACCGCGACCATGA